The following nucleotide sequence is from Mytilus edulis chromosome 13, xbMytEdul2.2, whole genome shotgun sequence.
ACATCGGATGACCATGAGGGCATTTTAGTGTAATAATTGTTGCCACATGCATTTCTAACCACGTGATTTTCGTATTTGACTGATATCCAAacgcaaaataacattccttatcgcttgttatactTATTTCAAACTCAAAACttgtttttcaaaagaaatgtaTCCATCTTTAAACAATTCTCAATTGAAAAGTGCCatacatgtaaaaacaaaatcagaatCAGTGCACATGATCTCAAGATAGAGAGAGAGACAGGCataaaactttatatatagaAAGATACTAAAGGCTTTGTAAGAAATGTACTCTAAATCTggttgaagatgaaaaacattttattactaGTTGTCCAGTATATAAAAAATGATAGGGAGATAATATTTTTCAGGGAGATCAGCTGTAtatgttttaactttatatatctTTCAAATGAGTCAAAATAactatataaaaagatgtggtatgattgccaatgggacaactatccagaaaagaccaaaatgacacagacattaacaactataggtcaccgtacggccttcaacaatgagcaaagcccataccgcatagtcagctataaaaggccccgatacgacaatgtaaaacaattcaaaagagaacactaacagccttatttgtattgtattaaatgatataattatttgttattaGTATACTCTTGTTTGCTGCTCtatatcatattcatatttttataacagtaaaattgagaatggaaatggggaatgtgccaaagagacaacaacccgaccatagaaaaaaacaacagcagaaggtcaccaacaggtcttcaatgtagcgaaaaattcccgcacccggaggcgtccttcagttggcccctaaacaaatatatactagttcagtgataatgaacgccatactaatttccaaattgtacaNNNNNNNNNNNNNNNNNNNNNNNNNNNNNNNNNNNNNNNNNNNNNNNNNNNNNNNNNNNNNNNNNNNNNNNNNNNNNNNNNNNNNNNNNNNNNNNNNNNNTGTgtacaagtttttattttatacaaattatgatttgtaccaaaaaaaaatgtataaattataatttgtatgtttactttgtacaattgtaatttgtaaaatgcaaattgtaatttgtacaaaaaatccATATACTAATTTACCATTTGTACAATTCTACTTAAATTCACTTAAAACTGAACAAAATCACTAGTTTCTGTTTtgtttaagaaatatttaaaaatcaaggGCATTTGATAGATACTTTTTtgtggttttctttttttttatttttcaagaaaatgaagaCAATGCCACCTTATATtactttgaacattttttttctaaaaagcgATTAATCTCGTATGGATTTTGTCATAGAATTGCTGCACACtatagaatttttatttaatgaccaCATGATAAACcttagttataaaaaacaaaaattaccagAGGAAATGTAATtgatacatgcatacagttaattatgataatataaTAGAAAGTGACTATTCTGATAGCATAATAGAAATTGGCCCAAGTGACAATTTGGATGACACCAAATGAAACAACAATCATGCATATTATGTGAAATGATTGAATATGGAGAATGTGGGTATCGCATTGGATAGGCTGTTGGATTCTTAAATGGATATTTTGTGGAGAAATTAAATTGAAACTGTTAAAGACATGTCTTTATTTGCAGAAGCAGTTTCTGAGCTTCAACTTTCACTAAGTGAAGCTTTTAACAAAACTATagtcagggttctctttcatgtaaatacAAGGAGGGGGAGTAGCACTTCTAAATGTGAATGCTAAAAAGATGTTGTGTAATTACCAAAGGCAATATTTCACTCACATACTCAAACAAATGATAAATAacaattttggtattttgtaaataagtataaaaggagaccctcccctaaccttggacagtggtgtaacagtacaacataatgtTTATTATGTGCTCattgaattataattttatacggtGTACCAATGCTTTgttataacaaaatccatacgTTAAGTTATTGTaaaagttataagtgaattttagtcaaattttgtacaaattgttatttttacaaattataatttgtgcaaaaaatgtgtaaaagtcaaaaaacaatatatacaaatgtagtttgtaagaaaaatgtgtacaaagtcaaaatacaaactataatttgtacaaaattatacATCTAAAaacatgttcacagacaatggaATTCATTACAAGAATAATAATAATGTAGACTGAAATGGTCCTAGACCCGACTGTTTTTAATATGTTcatgtgatgtatgttactggAATCCTTCTGCAAATACATGACCTCCATATCACCAGTGgaaagaccccaatagatataagatgtgatatgagagccaaagagacaactcttcatccaagtcacaatgttcaATTTTCTTCAATTTCCACTTAcgattggctgtcaaaatgctaacattccaattttcaataacagttaacagcaaatacaatctcacaataacagataacaataaaaataatagtcctataacagctaacaaggaataagacaataacagctaacagcaaatatattttcagaataacagataacaaagaattgaattaccccataacagcataacagttaaaacccttgccccccctcttcaatggatgtatgtttaaaaaaaaatcatggtttgtttggacatttttataattcaagtcttggttttaaattatttgcaagtaagtttAAAGTCATTAACAAATAATCACTCATAGAAAGACGtcaaataaatcaacaaaagaaaaaaaatgaatagacgACCTACAACGCACAGAGtatcatgtatgtgttccggaccatatgagtatttggaccatacgcgtatggtcatgaccatacgcttatactcatatggtccaaccatacgcgtatcgtcggaccatatgagtatacgcgcCATGACCATaagcgtatggtccaaatactcatatggtccgggacatattttatttgcgatcacaaaATGCATTTCTATGTAAATTTGGTCGATTTGTATAAataagatgaatgcgtttctgttgccaagtgttttCACAAGTATAGAAGCAGTATAGCAGAACAGTTTAAAgttcctatatacaccaaatgatacattttacCAATGcaataacgtaaatgcatgcaaatttcacatggcttaatccaaatagctttcttactatccaataactttcaagaacgaagtatattttgtctatatgttttgtatttacaCAACCgttttgaaagtggattatgcatacgttctaaaataaacttttagacCAGATCAACGTTAAAAGATGACATAATtcgacaatcgcaattgttaaatcGCTTTGACGTCCTAAAAAGATGATCAATCAACACATGCATTGCAACTTTTAAAGCcagtaagtcattcttttttctgaaagaacatgcGATATCATATTATGAAAAGTGATtgtcaaaacataacaaaaacacaagtaaaggacgtttaattattcaatataaatcaaaacacaaattcctgattagtatttcgaattattttattaggcgttaagaacctttggtgaccccacggtttaaatgtCTATACTACggacgtcgtgagcaatgggcgttatagacgaacgttcacctaatctgttcCAGTCGatgggatattaaagtgcgccaatcaatgtccacagccacactgttatgaattcgatTCTATACTTATGCAAACAGTATATTTCAAAATGACTATATATAATagtttatcacatatttgttacgaatacgttaggttttgcatatgcaataacctcaaaattgcccggggcaaaaaagacgatattgatattgtgccctgattccaaatgacgtcacgtcattgcgtccttaacgacacttttgtgatacaaaattaaaaattttacctgttatgtttcattaaattgtaataattgaaCTTTGTGTCTCTATTCTGCAGAACTTagatatttgataaatagattataacatgtcttttccatattggccctggtatcatccctcgacccatattgGCCCTCGGCTTAGGCCTcaaggccgatatgggagtctcgggatgataccagggccaatatggaaaaggccatgttataatctatacatatacatgataaaaccgaagtgtTCACTATCTACTGAATTAAAAcagatacattttgtacattacataaaacaacaaaatcCAGCACAAAAAAATACCCACACCGGAGTtacattcgtctcaactcggccgattccgtaccctcatctctCGTTGCAGATtttaccgaggattgccgaatgaccCAAGttagtaataaaaaaacaatactcATCACATTAGAAACAGTTTTCTCGATTCGCACTAAGAATGTTTTTGAAATAGCAAATACCAAGAACAATTTATTTCATGTAGTAAGATTATGATAAGTTAAAGTGATCCTTTAATCAAAGCACCCCTGATTAAAttccagctcctttgttctaccaGGGGTGATcatccctaccagatcaccccagcttAAGTTTCTTTGTTTTTCACATGATTTCCTTCGTTGTGTAACATTTTGGCGGTAATGCTTAATCAACAATAAAACTTAGAAATATTTATACGAATAAgactaattttcaaaatttatgtagaaaaaaatccagtgtctatgatgggattcgaactcaagaccttcaTCATATCAAACAACGATTCAAACtcctacaccaggacgactggatacgaattTACTGTTAATTTAACTTACTTAAACATTTGTCCGGGGCTCATTAaaggtatataatatataatgatatatacatataaaaagaagatgtggtatgattgccaatgagacaactatccacaaaagaccaaaatgacacagacattaactataggtcaccgtacggccttcaacaatgagcaaagcccataccacatagtcagctataaaaggccccgataagacaatgtaaaacaattcaaacgagaaaactaacggccttatttatataaaaaaaaatgaacgaaaaacaaatatgtaacacataaacaaacgacaaccactgaatatacaggctgctgacttgggacaggcacatacataaataatgtggcggggttaaacatgtttgcgggatcccaaccctccccctaacctgggacagtggtataacagtacaacataagaacgtaattatatatttataaggaTTGTGTGGCGTAATAAACTCGATTTTGTGaagtgtaaatgtttttttttactaatctagaacagctgggatgtaaaaaaaaacgtttatctGTTGTAAGTGCTTCGCAAGTCATAATATTAATGTAGTGGTATTAATCACCAATGTCAGTCGAGTCACAAAGATGGCATACTCTATTGTCTCTAAACAAATATGATGCTAAATTTTATTAATGTTTGTACCTGTCTGGTTCAAAGTAAAACTACATTTGGCAGTGTTAATTAAAAGTATTATTTGGTTCCGCATTTAAACTTTGTAGAATTTTCTCATAACCACGCCCTCTGTAGCATATTTTGTTCATTAGAATTTGTCTGGTTGTTTTGTCAGcaatgcaaaataaaataaatgtaaaaaatgccTTCGAACTGTCACCCAAACTTTCTAAATGCACTAGTGCAAAATTTATGTCCGCGTAAGGTTTGACATTCGAGGAATTTCCAGTCACAAATAAAAAGAAGCGCAGCGTCCCCCATATCCTGAGAAGATATCCAATCAGCCATAAGTAGAGATAGTTTTCGTCTTCAGCCCTCAGTCGAAGAGATACGTCGTTAAATCGATGTTGATtgaatcttcttctctgaaatataaagctaaaTATctgtatattgaaaaaatatatataaataccgaaataacttttttgaaagagATAATATCCTGACCATatcaaacgaaaaaaatattgcTCTATTCAGTTAGAAATTTTATTATCGGAACACCTTGGTTTGATTAGccataaaaacaatatttgttgcCAACAAGTAGGAGATTTGGTTTAACAATCGGACATTTTTTATTAGACGTTGTTCCATTGTTTCAATTAGTGTTCGTTTGTGCATGTTGGAAAATGTTGCCCAATTCTCTGGTATATGCATGTTTCCTTACTCGATTCAATATACGAAACTTGATTATGCGAAATGGGGATTCATCATTAAAGAAATCGTTGATATATCTAAAACGATTATCAATAGCTTCACTTATTCCTCCAAATGAATCGATTAACTATCAATAACTTAAAACCGAATAAGTTGACGGTAAATTTCAGGTGCGGATGCGGCCAATTTGAATATAGGGTTTTAACCGCAAGAACACAACGAAACGTTATCTTATTAAAAGAGTCGAAAAGGGGGATTTCCAACCCCGGAACAGCCCCGGATTCGCCAATGAATTTTGTGAACTGTTTATTATGCATACCTGACGCCACATGTATCCTTTCAGATAAAGAAACATTATACATGTCACAAAATACGAAACTAACTCCCATCCTTTACCGGAAATTATCATCCATAAAATCCGGTCGCTCCTTGACAATGACGATTTAATCCAACACCAGGTACCAGTTACTTGAGCGAAATCTTCACCTAAAACTTCACATTTGGCAGCCGCTATTGCTAcggaaactacaattcaaaaaagcgaacaatgtttaaaaaaaggaATAGCCATATGAATTgaattaatgaaaacaaattaagGTATCTAATATCGTCTTAAGCTAAtgtaatgatcatgatgattatgAAACATGAGTCTTTACCTAAATATTCAGATTTGTTGTAgctgctacatgtatataaactataatttaaaaaataactaCTGCTTAATGAAGACTTGTTATAAATAAATCCGTTGAAGACCGTACAATGACTTAAAACTGCttacctttacaaattgtgacttgggtggatgattgtctcattggcacttataccacctTATATCTACCGACAAAATAAATAAGTGTGTGGATGTATGAATATTTTGCTTTGcccggtctgtgtttttgttagacatgttagatatatttctgctttgtatctatcttagttgaataaaattgagaatggaaatggggaatgtgtcaaagagacaacaacccgaccaaataaaaaaaacaacagcagaaggtcaccaacaggtcttcaatgtagcgagaaattcccgcacccggaggcgtccttcagctggcccctaaacaaatatatactagttcagtgataatgaacgccatactaatttccaaattgtacacaagaaactaaaattaaaataatacaagactaacaaaggccagaggctcctgacttgggacaggcgcaaaactgcgGCGGGGTTAGTTGAAGCCTTTTCcatctaatttttatatttcttatgtactgttatggggagagttttgcaccagtaaaaatgttgttaatgatgatgatgtatcggccagtctttGCTTGTACTCCTATATGCAACTTGCATAAAAAAGAATCAGAAGCGGATCGTGCCAACGACATTTCAAACTCGACGAAATCACGCTACCACGTGACCACCAAGGCGGTTGATATCTATCATATACTTACGAGGAAGAAGCCAACAGACGGAATGACAGAATATTTTCATCTTCCGCGACCATGTGCCATGTCTACAATAAACCAAGGCAACACATAGATGTATGGCAATTGCTGTGTTCCAGAAAAATGACCACATAGATCCTGTTGCTGAAATGAAACTTTGAACAACACAAACGCTATCGCTCGCCAATTCTTCGCCCGAATTAGCATAAAACGGTTTATTGtcgtaaataataataaaacgtATAGTTCCAATGAAGTTTCCAATGGCAACTACCAAATCCGAAACAGTTAAATATAAAAGCAGCCGTCTCGTTTCATTTTCAGGTCGTAAACTGTCAACGACGCAATAAGCACTAAAAATAAAAGCGGATCCTAAAAATGACAATGTGCAAGCAATGATAGTCAAAGTAATATCCGCAGCAAATACTGACAAGAGATTTATATTGTCTGTTTCATTGGATATTGGCAGAATCGTAGTAGTTATTGTCACATTCTCCATTATTCACTTTTTCTAAAGAGTTCTTTATCTTATTTCTCGTCTGCATTGAAAAATCTTGTCACGTGATTATAATTTTATGTCATGTATTGTCGTAAATATAAATGTAACATGAAATTTCATACTCCACACAAactaaaataaagtttgaaaatttCTACTATGTAAAGTCCAATAATattaatgagtttatttatagctTAGTACATGTTGTTGACgttatatatttgaaatcattAACGTAAGTGTATCCACTCACTTGAAGGTCAAAAGATAAATCTGAGTGTAAATATAACCTAATTTCATCATAGGACAATTTAAGGAAATACATTTTTCTAAATACTCAAGTGCCTGGCGTTAAGTGGTACACTACACACAAGGCTATTTCAGTGCAAATATGTCTCATGTTGCAAATCGTTCAACTGCGACCACTGGGTTTGACGTTTGGTTACATTGGATGGATTAATggctgtttaatgtccagtggcaaattaaacGTGTACACAGGACTCGAACAAGATGATGTTACATGAATTTAAGGTGGCTAGGGGCCTATTaaaagtttctatcagaagtgccgtattttttgttattttattctttacagaaattgaatcaaattggtagaaaaaaaatagggggtcaaggaccatttaagctcaaaattttacttttaacaggtatgtaaaagggaccatttttcaatgaaaattaatgatagggaaaatagaggtgttgacatatttttatcggattATTAAAATAACGTTCTATGACACATGGTCCataactgtaatataaaaagctaaaatatatcttaaaataatgagcaaataaaaaagataggtcaccgataaggaaaaaaatatattttgccctaaaacccaaattttggcgggaaaatggtgaaaatgggtgaaatgtcattttgactctttaacaaatacggattataacgaaaatattctattattcacataactacaatgatttaacatttctaatcaatcaaaatatttaaaaaaatcatatgaaattaacgacaaatacttttttaattcatgcgtgaaattatgcgcagtcgaatagtcccgagccaccttaaacaCTGCTTTGTACTTTATCTACACTTTGAATGGGCATTTTAGTGTGTTAGTTCTCAAGGTACCAGACCGCAAAAAAAAGGGGCGTCTCCATACCCACGACACATTGTTCTTACTCAGAGCCGACCATTCGTTCTCCTAAAATAGTGGTGAGGTACAGCTACAAAAAGAGTAAAGTTAGTTCGGTTTGACCTGAAAGGTATATTAACCAAAACCATCGATATTAGAGACGAACATTTTGGGTCATCAATTATACTTCTCAACTTCGTTCTTAGATGCATGATGGTAGGAATGCGAAAATGTCTGAAGGACTTATCGTTATACAATGTTATGGTTACGTAGGGAAGTAAAAATGTCACGCAAACTCCAAAATAGCCAAAGACCTGGTCAACATTCGATGTATTAAACTGGCATGTAAAAGAATCACCAATGACACtcgaaaaaacaataataaagagCTAAATCAAGTACGAAGTCATTAATTTGGCTATAGTCGGTTAAGGAATAAATGTCTTTCTTTCCTTAGATTCATTATTAAATTTCTcctatttgtttattttgcttgCAATAGTATTGCCAGCTGATAAATATACAGTTTTAGGTAAAGACTTGGATTGCAAACCGTTGAAATTGGGTATCGACGAACTAAGAATAAATACAACATACACGATAGAAGTTATtaataacaattataggtcaccatatatggctttcaacaataagcaaagatTTTCAACATAGTTTAAGGCTTTCAACATAATCAGCTATGAAAGGctccgaaatgataaatgtaaaacaatgcaattaagttgaataacaggctcctggtatgggataggcacatacagatTGTGACGAGATTAACATGTTTTCTGTTATATATCTGTATGTTGAACCCGTACTTTCCGGAAACGTTGTATTGTCTTAACCATGATTGTTGTGATGAATACATGTATCAGCCTCTTTTGGCGTTTGAATCCAAAGTAAAAGGATCACAAATTGCAAGCTCTTCGACttcgttttattttcaatatagaTCAATATATATACTTGTCTTTAGTCCCCCAAACCTAAGTCAGGTATATTAATTGGCGGAGGACCCGGTCCCCCAAACCTAAGTCAGGTATATTACATTTCTGGCGCAAAACTCTCTACATAAGAATAGTGAACAAAAGGCAGATGAAAGGTGCTTTACTCGGATAGATACAAAGCAGAAATAACATCGAACAGGAACACAGACCGGACAGAGCAGAAAATGCATACATCCacacaattttattcattttgtcgGTAGATATAAGACGaggtagtatgagtgccaatgaaacaacccATCAAAGtcccaatttgtaaaagtaagcaATTATAactcaaagtacggtcttcaacagaTGTATTTGCAATGAATGAAGTtgttgatttatgactttttgtgcttcttttttacatatttgtttgcatGTGTAGTGATTTGGATTAACCCAATG
It contains:
- the LOC139501640 gene encoding G-protein coupled receptor 157-like codes for the protein MENVTITTTILPISNETDNINLLSVFAADITLTIIACTLSFLGSAFIFSAYCVVDSLRPENETRRLLLYLTVSDLVVAIGNFIGTIRFIIIYDNKPFYANSGEELASDSVCVVQSFISATGSMWSFFWNTAIAIHLCVALVYCRHGTWSRKMKIFCHSVCWLLPLSVAIAAAKCEVLGEDFAQVTGTWCWIKSSLSRSDRILWMIISGKGWELVSYFVTCIMFLYLKGYMWRQRRRFNQHRFNDVSLRLRAEDENYLYLWLIGYLLRIWGTLRFFLFVTGNSSNVKPYADINFALVHLESLGDSSKAFFTFILFCIADKTTRQILMNKICYRGRGYEKILQSLNAEPNNTFN